From the Leptospira sp. WS60.C2 genome, one window contains:
- the rpsO gene encoding 30S ribosomal protein S15: MITKEQKQQIIATFGSKPNDTGSAEVQIALLDSRIKDLTEHFKTNKKDFHSRRGLIAMVNQRKSLLEYLKRSNLESYKKLIEKLGLRK, from the coding sequence ATGATCACAAAAGAACAAAAACAGCAGATCATTGCTACATTCGGTAGCAAACCAAACGACACAGGTTCTGCAGAAGTACAAATCGCTCTTCTCGACTCTCGTATTAAAGACCTTACGGAACACTTCAAAACAAACAAGAAGGACTTCCACTCTCGCCGTGGCCTCATTGCTATGGTGAATCAGAGAAAGAGTTTGTTGGAGTATTTGAAACGTTCCAACCTAGAAAGTTATAAAAAGCTGATTGAAAAACTCGGCCTTAGGAAATAA
- the infB gene encoding translation initiation factor IF-2, with the protein MEEQKSIKETLQQGASGDKTKKKLVIKKKAAPSDEKKESSPGGQPQTAATETKQSNPPPSDKKKDLNELIREEAKRQGLGSGPQAPSQASPIVSRPERKPEPIPQPDRDKPQMDRKPESILSGDTSSPNYRSGGGQGGGNQGYFRKEDRNPIVSRPTTPRPQRPEGQGGGYQGNRGPGQGGGYQGNRGPGQGGGYQGNRGPGQGGGYQGNRGPGQGGQGGGYQGNRGPGQGGQGGGYQGNRGPGQGGPGGYQGNRGARPIGQGGPGGGGRPPGDAPFGAPPGGLPGAGGPGGAKKKVFDKEKGGREENENTKFFKQSFRKQKAQAAALAAVPKEISILENIQVGEIAKKLNLKPGEVISKLMKMGMMVTINNVIDAETASILADDYGCKVKIVSLYDETVIEEEKDDPADYITRPPVVTIMGHVDHGKTKLLDTIRSSRVAEGESGGITQHIGAYQVETERGKIAFLDTPGHEAFTSMRARGASVTDIVVLVVAADDGVMPQTIEAINHAKEAEVPIIVAVNKIDLPTANPEKVRQELSNYGLQPEEWGGTTIFCDISAKSNIGIDKLLEMLIIQAELLDHKANPKRKAKGTIVEAKLDPGRGAVATVLIQNGTLRVGDAFVAGVHAGRVRAMYDDLGRSIKEAGPSFPALVTGLDGVPDAGAPFDVVIDDKEARTISHSRQDYERLGQSKNAATRVTLDNMSEIIKQGALKELKVIIKADVRGSTEAVKEALEKLSTADVRLNVIHAGTGAIVDSDIILASASNAIVIGFHTRANPKTVSLAEKEKVEIKYYSIIYDVVNEVKASMEGMLEPEKVENIIGKVEIRDVFKISKVGNIAGCMVKSGKVTKQAHVRVISSETGEITWEGKIKNLKRMKDDVADVLTGFECGILLDGYNDFSVGDEIEAYEIREIARKL; encoded by the coding sequence ATGGAAGAGCAAAAATCGATCAAAGAAACCCTCCAGCAGGGAGCCAGTGGTGACAAAACCAAGAAAAAACTTGTCATCAAAAAGAAAGCGGCCCCTTCTGATGAGAAAAAAGAATCCAGTCCTGGGGGACAACCGCAAACTGCGGCAACAGAGACAAAACAGTCTAATCCTCCTCCTTCCGACAAAAAGAAGGATTTAAACGAACTCATTCGTGAAGAAGCAAAACGACAAGGTCTAGGATCAGGTCCACAAGCTCCTTCGCAAGCATCTCCAATTGTTTCTCGTCCTGAACGGAAACCGGAACCAATTCCGCAACCAGATAGAGACAAACCACAGATGGATCGTAAACCAGAATCCATTCTTTCTGGCGATACATCATCACCAAACTATCGTTCGGGTGGTGGCCAAGGTGGTGGTAACCAAGGTTATTTTAGAAAAGAAGATCGTAACCCGATTGTTAGCCGACCTACAACTCCTCGTCCACAAAGACCAGAAGGCCAGGGTGGTGGATACCAAGGGAATCGCGGTCCAGGCCAGGGTGGTGGATACCAAGGGAATCGCGGTCCAGGCCAGGGTGGTGGATACCAAGGGAATCGTGGTCCAGGCCAGGGCGGTGGATACCAAGGGAATCGTGGTCCAGGCCAGGGCGGTCAAGGTGGTGGATACCAAGGGAATCGCGGTCCAGGACAGGGCGGTCAAGGTGGCGGATACCAAGGAAATCGTGGCCCAGGACAAGGTGGTCCAGGTGGATACCAAGGAAATCGTGGGGCAAGACCCATTGGCCAAGGCGGTCCTGGTGGTGGCGGTAGACCTCCAGGTGATGCTCCGTTTGGTGCTCCTCCTGGCGGACTTCCTGGTGCCGGTGGACCAGGTGGTGCCAAAAAGAAAGTTTTTGATAAAGAAAAAGGCGGAAGGGAAGAAAACGAAAACACTAAGTTTTTCAAACAATCCTTTCGTAAACAAAAGGCTCAGGCGGCAGCTCTTGCCGCTGTACCAAAAGAAATATCCATTTTAGAAAACATCCAAGTGGGTGAGATTGCTAAAAAACTAAACCTAAAACCAGGGGAAGTGATTAGTAAACTCATGAAAATGGGAATGATGGTAACGATCAACAATGTGATCGATGCCGAAACTGCCTCCATCCTTGCTGACGATTACGGCTGTAAGGTGAAGATTGTTTCCCTTTACGACGAAACCGTCATTGAAGAGGAAAAAGACGATCCAGCAGATTACATCACTCGTCCGCCTGTTGTCACCATCATGGGTCACGTTGACCATGGTAAAACAAAACTCCTCGATACGATTCGGTCTTCCCGAGTGGCAGAAGGGGAATCTGGTGGAATCACTCAGCACATTGGTGCTTACCAAGTAGAAACGGAACGCGGAAAAATTGCCTTCCTCGATACACCGGGTCACGAAGCGTTCACTTCCATGAGAGCACGTGGTGCGTCAGTTACCGACATTGTTGTGTTAGTTGTTGCCGCTGATGATGGGGTCATGCCTCAAACCATCGAAGCAATCAACCACGCCAAAGAAGCAGAAGTTCCGATCATTGTTGCAGTCAACAAAATTGACCTACCAACAGCAAACCCAGAAAAGGTGAGGCAAGAACTTTCGAATTATGGCTTACAACCAGAAGAATGGGGTGGTACTACCATCTTCTGTGATATATCAGCAAAAAGTAATATTGGAATTGATAAACTCCTTGAGATGCTCATCATCCAAGCTGAGCTTCTTGACCATAAAGCCAATCCGAAACGAAAGGCAAAAGGAACGATTGTCGAAGCAAAACTCGATCCAGGTCGTGGTGCTGTTGCAACCGTTCTCATCCAAAACGGAACTCTGCGTGTCGGTGATGCGTTTGTGGCAGGTGTACATGCAGGACGTGTTCGTGCGATGTATGACGACCTTGGTCGCTCCATCAAAGAAGCGGGCCCATCCTTTCCAGCTCTTGTCACGGGACTCGATGGAGTTCCAGATGCAGGGGCTCCGTTTGATGTGGTGATTGACGACAAAGAAGCAAGAACCATCTCTCATAGCCGTCAAGATTATGAAAGACTTGGCCAATCGAAAAATGCGGCAACTCGTGTGACACTCGACAATATGAGTGAGATCATCAAACAAGGTGCTCTGAAAGAACTCAAAGTCATCATCAAAGCAGACGTTCGCGGATCAACAGAAGCAGTAAAAGAAGCTCTCGAAAAACTTTCGACTGCCGACGTTCGCCTCAATGTGATCCATGCGGGAACAGGTGCGATTGTGGATTCCGATATTATCCTCGCTTCCGCATCGAATGCGATCGTGATTGGTTTTCACACTCGTGCGAATCCAAAAACGGTTTCCCTTGCTGAGAAAGAAAAAGTAGAAATCAAATACTACAGCATCATCTACGATGTGGTCAATGAAGTGAAAGCGTCCATGGAAGGAATGCTTGAGCCTGAAAAAGTGGAAAACATCATTGGTAAGGTGGAAATTCGCGATGTCTTCAAAATCTCCAAAGTGGGGAACATTGCAGGTTGTATGGTGAAATCCGGTAAGGTGACCAAACAAGCACACGTTCGTGTGATTTCCAGCGAAACAGGTGAGATCACTTGGGAAGGGAAAATCAAGAACCTCAAACGTATGAAAGATGATGTGGCTGATGTTCTCACTGGATTTGAGTGTGGTATCTTACTCGATGGATACAATGACTTTTCCGTGGGTGACGAAATCGAAGCATACGAGATTCGCGAGATTGCTCGTAAACTATAA
- the rimP gene encoding ribosome maturation factor RimP, producing MVYTEENIRELILRVLAPPLALFSLQVQNRKNHALIEIELDHLTDKTGSASLEDCETVSRRLKEELDQWGEEFDFTLQVSSAGAERVLRLPEDLIRFQGLLAKLEVPLESGKWDKRVYRLGPVSGDSVELTLYDRKTRHKKNQKSVSMPIAEIRKGNLYLEI from the coding sequence TTGGTATATACCGAGGAAAACATCAGAGAACTGATTTTACGAGTTCTCGCTCCACCTCTAGCGCTTTTTTCGCTCCAAGTACAGAATCGGAAAAACCACGCCCTCATTGAGATAGAACTTGATCATCTCACAGACAAAACTGGCTCTGCTAGTTTGGAAGATTGTGAGACTGTGTCTAGGAGACTCAAAGAGGAGCTGGACCAATGGGGAGAGGAATTTGATTTCACTCTCCAAGTCTCCTCCGCGGGAGCAGAACGTGTATTACGTTTGCCGGAGGATTTAATTCGTTTCCAAGGACTTTTAGCAAAACTAGAAGTGCCGCTGGAATCAGGGAAATGGGACAAACGAGTGTATCGTTTGGGACCGGTTTCGGGGGATTCCGTTGAGCTTACGCTTTACGATCGTAAAACTCGACACAAAAAGAACCAAAAATCGGTATCTATGCCCATCGCAGAAATACGAAAGGGAAATTTGTATTTAGAAATTTAA
- the pnp gene encoding polyribonucleotide nucleotidyltransferase, which translates to MATEFTGVWGRDSITLETGKWAKQAHGSVVYKTGNLVLLATVCAADEPKEGQDFFPLTCEYTEKAYSVGRFPGGYFKREAKPAEHEVLLSRIIDRPIRPMFPEGYFSEVQLLVQVLSADKQVSVQGHAINAASAALAVSSIPFAGPIAGARIGRIAGEFILNPTNEEITKSDLDLVVAGTKDAIVMIEGEANEISKEDMMAALRFAQEQLKIAVAMQEELAKKNGTVKKEVVLKTPDKELHAKIREFAFERLTAANKNADKAKRNDDIKAINKETVEHFKALLAPEDKTKEIKHFLHELEYEVVRELVLGEGIRFDGRKTNEIRQISCEIDVLPGPHGSAVFTRGQTQSLGVMTLGTTSDNQRYETLEGSKEKNFMLHYNFPAFSVGEVRRNSGPGRREIGHGNLAERAIKKVLPSQTEFPYVIRLVSEILESNGSSSMASVCSGTLALMAGGVPISGPVSGIAMGLFSDEKGRFAVLSDIAGIEDHFGDMDFKLAGTKKGITAFQMDLKVNGLGLEVLQKAIEQAEVGRDHILGEMNKAISSVKGNLSENAPRITQKQIPKDRIGELIGPGGKMIRAIIEQSGSEISVDDSGKVTIASPSEESKEKAIAMIDGIFEEIEVGKIYEGVIKRIADFGAFVEILPGKEGLCHISKLDVKRVQSVRDIVSEGEKIKVKVISVDKMGKIDLSRKDVLLDN; encoded by the coding sequence ATGGCTACAGAGTTTACTGGTGTTTGGGGTAGAGATTCAATTACCCTAGAGACCGGCAAGTGGGCGAAACAAGCTCACGGGTCGGTTGTATACAAAACCGGAAATTTGGTCCTGCTTGCCACTGTTTGTGCAGCAGACGAACCAAAAGAAGGACAAGATTTTTTCCCTCTAACTTGCGAATACACGGAAAAAGCTTACTCGGTAGGTCGTTTCCCTGGTGGATACTTCAAACGAGAAGCAAAACCTGCTGAGCACGAAGTCTTACTCTCTCGTATTATCGATAGACCGATCCGTCCGATGTTCCCAGAAGGTTACTTCTCGGAAGTGCAATTACTCGTTCAAGTATTATCTGCAGACAAACAAGTTTCTGTCCAAGGCCATGCGATTAACGCAGCTTCGGCGGCGCTCGCTGTTTCTTCCATTCCGTTTGCAGGCCCGATTGCTGGTGCTCGTATTGGAAGGATTGCCGGTGAGTTTATCCTAAACCCAACCAACGAAGAAATCACAAAATCTGATTTGGATTTAGTTGTCGCAGGAACAAAAGATGCCATCGTCATGATCGAAGGGGAAGCAAACGAAATCTCCAAAGAAGACATGATGGCTGCCCTTCGTTTTGCACAAGAACAGTTGAAAATTGCTGTGGCAATGCAAGAAGAGTTGGCGAAGAAAAACGGAACTGTAAAAAAAGAAGTCGTTTTAAAAACTCCTGATAAAGAACTCCACGCTAAAATTCGTGAGTTCGCATTTGAACGTTTGACTGCTGCAAATAAAAACGCAGACAAAGCGAAACGTAATGATGATATCAAAGCCATTAACAAAGAAACAGTTGAACATTTTAAAGCGTTACTCGCTCCCGAAGACAAAACGAAAGAAATCAAACATTTCCTTCATGAATTAGAATACGAAGTTGTTCGTGAGCTAGTGCTTGGAGAAGGGATTCGTTTTGACGGTCGTAAAACAAACGAAATACGACAAATCTCTTGTGAGATTGATGTACTTCCTGGACCGCATGGTTCTGCTGTCTTCACAAGAGGGCAAACACAGTCTCTTGGGGTAATGACACTCGGAACTACTTCGGATAACCAACGATACGAAACTCTCGAAGGTTCCAAAGAAAAGAACTTTATGTTACACTACAACTTCCCTGCGTTTTCTGTGGGTGAAGTGCGACGTAACTCTGGTCCTGGAAGGCGAGAAATTGGTCACGGGAATCTTGCAGAACGTGCGATCAAAAAAGTCCTTCCATCACAAACGGAATTTCCGTATGTGATCCGGCTTGTGTCTGAAATTTTAGAATCAAATGGATCTTCTTCTATGGCATCCGTTTGTTCGGGAACCTTAGCGCTCATGGCGGGTGGGGTTCCCATTTCTGGTCCTGTATCGGGAATTGCGATGGGACTTTTCAGTGATGAAAAAGGCCGTTTTGCCGTTCTTTCGGATATTGCTGGGATCGAAGACCACTTTGGTGATATGGACTTTAAACTTGCGGGAACCAAAAAAGGCATCACTGCCTTCCAAATGGATCTAAAAGTGAATGGTCTTGGTCTCGAAGTGTTACAAAAAGCCATCGAACAAGCAGAAGTGGGTCGTGACCATATCCTCGGTGAGATGAACAAAGCGATTTCTTCTGTAAAAGGAAACTTGAGTGAAAACGCTCCTCGTATCACCCAAAAACAAATTCCAAAAGATCGGATCGGTGAACTCATTGGCCCTGGCGGGAAAATGATTCGTGCCATCATCGAACAGTCAGGTTCGGAAATTTCTGTGGATGATTCCGGAAAGGTAACCATTGCTTCTCCAAGTGAAGAATCCAAAGAAAAAGCCATTGCCATGATCGATGGAATCTTTGAAGAAATTGAAGTGGGAAAAATTTATGAAGGGGTGATCAAACGTATCGCTGACTTTGGTGCCTTTGTTGAAATATTACCAGGAAAAGAAGGACTTTGCCACATCTCTAAACTAGATGTGAAACGAGTTCAATCTGTTCGTGACATTGTTTCCGAAGGGGAAAAAATCAAAGTGAAAGTGATTTCCGTTGATAAAATGGGAAAAATTGATCTTTCCAGAAAGGATGTCCTTTTAGACAACTAA
- the truB gene encoding tRNA pseudouridine(55) synthase TruB encodes MAKPYLSGFLFVYKPPGITSSDLVLKTKRLLNQKSVGHTGTLDRFAEGLLILPCGDYTAFSQVFLGKDKTYLAEVIVGLRTDSGDPDGIVEIDERESFRKKFESLFSFQQLEEELLSLTKLTTQKAPKISALKVGGKRQSDLFREGTVVEEKERSITIHSVKDIKKTEAGFSFRVHVSSGTYIRKLVLDLSDKWGIPLSLGRLVRESIGEYGVGSAKTLDTISASDLKNWKDVFPLPLRIVDETEKKAVIHGGYIWDRLPKANSLGFYIVDADETTILAWCSYEDKPNHIPYRYRKVFFDPSTKIMFSK; translated from the coding sequence ATGGCAAAACCTTATTTATCAGGATTTTTATTTGTCTATAAACCACCAGGAATTACGAGTTCCGATTTGGTTTTAAAAACCAAACGTTTGTTAAATCAAAAATCAGTGGGGCATACGGGAACTCTTGACCGATTTGCGGAAGGTCTCCTCATTCTCCCTTGCGGGGACTACACGGCTTTCTCCCAAGTATTTCTCGGTAAGGACAAAACCTATCTGGCAGAAGTGATTGTTGGGCTTCGCACTGATTCGGGAGATCCGGATGGGATCGTAGAAATTGACGAACGGGAATCCTTCCGCAAAAAATTTGAATCGCTCTTTTCCTTCCAACAATTGGAAGAAGAACTCCTTAGCCTCACAAAGCTCACGACACAAAAAGCACCGAAAATATCCGCTCTGAAAGTGGGGGGCAAACGCCAGTCTGACCTCTTTCGAGAAGGAACGGTGGTGGAAGAAAAGGAACGTTCCATCACCATCCATTCGGTAAAGGACATCAAAAAAACGGAGGCTGGGTTTTCGTTTCGGGTGCACGTAAGCTCTGGAACCTACATTCGAAAATTGGTCCTTGACCTTTCTGACAAATGGGGGATCCCACTATCCCTAGGTAGGCTTGTGCGGGAATCGATTGGAGAGTATGGGGTAGGCAGTGCCAAAACTCTGGATACGATCTCGGCAAGTGACCTCAAAAACTGGAAAGATGTGTTTCCTTTGCCGTTACGGATCGTGGACGAAACCGAAAAAAAAGCAGTGATCCACGGTGGGTATATCTGGGACAGACTACCCAAAGCCAACTCACTTGGGTTTTACATTGTGGATGCAGATGAGACCACCATCCTTGCCTGGTGTTCTTACGAAGACAAACCGAACCACATTCCTTACCGCTACCGAAAAGTATTTTTTGACCCTTCCACAAAAATTATGTTTTCTAAATGA
- the rbfA gene encoding 30S ribosome-binding factor RbfA: MNPIRMKKLESEIIRLISSAILEGKVKDPRVFLPSFHRIEISEDLRYAKVYFTALCNNNERKKLTQGLVSCAGFLSSLVGKNLHLHTNPKFTFVWDNNYIKSLEVNRLIDESAPKTLFEELHPAEAEDEEDASEEGKEAESDDSDTESTDSHTDFPSKES, encoded by the coding sequence ATGAATCCCATTCGAATGAAAAAACTCGAATCGGAGATCATTCGCCTCATCTCGTCTGCGATCCTCGAAGGAAAGGTAAAAGACCCAAGGGTCTTTTTACCAAGTTTCCATCGCATTGAAATTAGCGAAGACTTACGGTATGCGAAGGTCTATTTTACAGCCCTTTGCAATAACAATGAACGAAAAAAACTCACACAAGGACTTGTTTCTTGTGCCGGGTTTTTATCCTCGCTTGTTGGAAAAAACCTCCACTTGCACACAAACCCAAAGTTTACGTTCGTCTGGGATAACAACTACATCAAAAGTTTAGAAGTAAACCGCCTGATCGATGAGTCAGCTCCGAAAACTTTATTTGAAGAACTCCATCCAGCGGAAGCAGAAGATGAGGAAGACGCTTCGGAGGAAGGCAAAGAGGCCGAGTCTGACGATTCAGATACCGAATCAACAGATTCCCATACTGATTTTCCTTCAAAAGAAAGTTAA
- the nusA gene encoding transcription termination factor NusA, with translation MATKQATKETGLFEAIQQFCQDKSLDRELVLGVIRDSLLAAYRKKVGLEAETDDRCQVEFGSDNKNEIIISVLRDVVEEKTTNPLEISLEEAHKIDPKVTVGSQIRVFEKPQDLSRVLSSQAKQMVFQRLRDMEKELLYQEYKSKEGELTHGYFQRWKKDIMSIDLGKVEGIMLKKDQNPGEKYRQGDRLKAIISRVELRPREPMPVITLSRASGDFVKKLFEMEIPEVYDGIVEIRDVARIPSYRTKVVVTTSKSDVDPVGACVGMKGVRIQAIVRELGNERIDIVLHSDEPSVFIANAISPAKPVEVHVDRKRGDALVIVPDESLSLAIGINGSNVKLVSQLSGFKIDIKTVSQYNQELASPEAREKLDRLFNAQQEAMEESEDNYNHQAGQEEEEEDSGYTPLSEIPGLTPRIVGLLEAGGIKNVETLLEFSQEELSKISGIGKTTAEQILRLLRESIEWVEEG, from the coding sequence ATGGCGACAAAACAAGCAACGAAAGAAACTGGGCTATTCGAAGCCATCCAACAATTCTGTCAGGACAAATCTCTTGATAGAGAACTCGTACTCGGTGTCATCCGCGACTCACTCCTCGCCGCCTATCGCAAAAAAGTCGGTTTAGAAGCGGAAACAGATGACCGTTGCCAAGTGGAATTTGGCTCCGACAACAAAAACGAAATCATCATTTCTGTTCTGCGCGATGTCGTAGAAGAGAAAACAACAAACCCATTGGAAATTTCTTTGGAAGAGGCACATAAAATCGATCCAAAGGTCACTGTGGGTAGCCAAATCCGAGTGTTTGAAAAACCACAGGACTTGTCTCGAGTTCTCTCAAGCCAAGCAAAACAAATGGTTTTCCAACGCCTTCGCGATATGGAAAAAGAACTTCTGTACCAAGAATACAAATCCAAAGAAGGGGAACTCACACACGGGTATTTCCAACGTTGGAAAAAAGATATTATGTCCATTGACCTCGGCAAGGTAGAAGGCATCATGCTGAAAAAAGACCAGAACCCGGGCGAAAAATACCGCCAAGGGGATCGTCTAAAAGCCATCATTTCTCGCGTGGAACTAAGGCCCCGTGAACCAATGCCAGTCATCACACTCTCTCGTGCTTCTGGTGACTTTGTGAAAAAACTCTTTGAAATGGAAATTCCTGAAGTATACGATGGAATTGTTGAAATCAGAGATGTGGCACGCATTCCATCTTACAGAACGAAGGTGGTTGTCACCACGAGTAAGTCCGATGTAGACCCAGTGGGTGCTTGCGTGGGAATGAAAGGCGTTCGTATCCAGGCGATTGTTCGGGAACTGGGAAATGAGAGGATTGACATTGTTCTTCATTCCGATGAGCCGAGTGTTTTTATCGCCAATGCGATTTCCCCTGCAAAACCTGTGGAAGTTCATGTGGATAGAAAACGTGGCGATGCACTCGTGATTGTGCCAGATGAGTCTTTATCGCTTGCGATCGGAATCAACGGGTCCAATGTAAAACTTGTTTCCCAACTTTCGGGATTCAAAATTGACATCAAAACTGTATCACAATACAACCAAGAACTCGCGTCCCCTGAGGCACGCGAAAAACTCGACCGACTTTTCAACGCACAACAAGAAGCAATGGAAGAATCGGAAGACAATTACAACCACCAAGCAGGACAAGAAGAAGAGGAAGAAGATTCTGGTTACACACCTCTTTCTGAAATCCCTGGTCTCACACCGAGAATCGTTGGCCTACTAGAGGCTGGTGGGATCAAAAATGTGGAAACCCTTCTCGAGTTCAGCCAGGAAGAACTTTCGAAAATTTCCGGAATCGGAAAAACCACGGCAGAACAAATTTTACGTCTGTTACGTGAGTCAATCGAATGGGTAGAAGAGGGTTAA
- a CDS encoding NAD(P)H-hydrate epimerase encodes MKQIPLFTNQESKDLDSLTISSFGFSEQTLMGMAALSVYHANEDLWKTAESIWIVCGSGGNGGDGYALAHFLFQEGYDVKVYQTSPNKNNAGKFYESLVKSTIGSVGDLKSFAKDLEEAEVDSVLLVDALLGTGFLSPISPELKNTIDLINDSEVIFYRLSLDTPSGWDPYALGQDSKKNQSFIYSDSIEELGTRKWENVGYIYEKDSLIPRYYEAIGFPIRTHLKNANFSKRYYLEPDPEKAIQVLKRKHKAHKYSAGSAIFYGGGEGMEGAILLSESAFSRLGGGISKIFSPSKAIANLVLKEDLSKMAMSSDFETMVLDPFFSKTKTLVVGPGLTSYPDGLSGWSLGSSKTLILDAGAIPSFGTKLPLGERVILTPHVGELNRMTGKNHNTVQEAYDTLIPYSKENKVYVLLKSFVSLLVCPDGSSYVWESPNPKLATMGTGDLLSGILARYFSLDLELSIPETIQLALSFLDHSKQLEEPYPSAHQILKSLVELV; translated from the coding sequence ATGAAACAAATCCCTCTCTTTACCAATCAAGAATCAAAAGATCTAGATTCTTTGACCATTTCTTCCTTCGGTTTTTCAGAACAAACTCTGATGGGTATGGCCGCCTTATCAGTGTATCATGCCAATGAAGACCTCTGGAAAACAGCAGAATCCATTTGGATCGTTTGTGGGAGCGGAGGAAACGGCGGGGACGGATATGCCCTCGCTCACTTTCTATTCCAAGAAGGATATGATGTTAAGGTATACCAAACGTCACCAAACAAAAATAATGCGGGTAAATTTTACGAGTCTCTCGTCAAATCCACGATCGGTTCTGTTGGAGATTTAAAATCCTTTGCAAAAGATCTAGAAGAAGCAGAGGTAGATTCTGTTCTTTTGGTCGATGCACTTCTTGGAACGGGTTTTTTATCCCCCATCAGTCCTGAACTTAAAAACACTATAGACTTAATCAATGATTCGGAAGTGATCTTTTATCGACTCTCTTTAGATACACCTAGTGGATGGGATCCCTATGCGTTAGGTCAAGATAGTAAGAAAAATCAAAGTTTTATTTACTCTGATTCCATTGAAGAACTTGGGACTCGCAAATGGGAAAATGTTGGGTATATTTACGAAAAAGACAGTTTGATTCCTAGATACTACGAAGCCATTGGATTTCCCATCCGAACCCATTTAAAAAACGCCAATTTTTCCAAACGGTATTACCTAGAACCAGATCCAGAGAAAGCCATTCAAGTCCTCAAACGAAAACACAAAGCACATAAATACAGTGCTGGATCAGCTATATTTTATGGTGGTGGTGAAGGGATGGAAGGGGCTATCCTCCTTTCGGAATCAGCCTTTTCGCGGTTAGGTGGTGGAATTTCAAAAATTTTTTCCCCATCCAAAGCCATCGCAAACCTCGTATTAAAGGAAGATCTTTCAAAAATGGCGATGTCGTCCGATTTCGAAACGATGGTCCTTGATCCTTTTTTTTCCAAAACCAAAACTCTTGTCGTAGGACCAGGTCTTACTTCGTATCCAGATGGTCTTTCGGGATGGAGTTTGGGTTCGAGTAAAACATTGATTTTAGATGCAGGTGCCATACCCAGTTTTGGAACCAAACTTCCTTTAGGTGAGCGTGTGATCCTCACACCACATGTCGGCGAACTCAATCGAATGACGGGAAAAAACCATAACACTGTGCAAGAAGCATATGATACATTAATTCCTTATTCAAAAGAAAACAAAGTGTATGTGCTTTTGAAATCGTTTGTAAGCCTTCTCGTTTGTCCCGATGGCTCCTCTTATGTTTGGGAATCTCCTAATCCGAAACTGGCAACTATGGGAACGGGTGACTTACTTTCTGGAATCCTGGCACGTTATTTTAGTTTGGATTTGGAATTGTCCATCCCAGAAACGATCCAATTGGCGTTATCGTTTTTAGACCATTCCAAACAATTAGAAGAGCCCTATCCTTCGGCACACCAAATCTTAAAATCGTTAGTGGAGTTAGTGTAA